From the genome of Seriola aureovittata isolate HTS-2021-v1 ecotype China chromosome 6, ASM2101889v1, whole genome shotgun sequence, one region includes:
- the ttc22 gene encoding tetratricopeptide repeat protein 22 isoform X1, whose amino-acid sequence MDADNTDDIESLLEGMDFVPGHFHLDLNVNCDPVGPAKLRHRDTFLKQESLWGELEAEPGYLQYAVRNLLGLLAVHLEQLDAAEEIFRNICKEDAGNLNAWANLGYVYDKLQRELDAGECVEKVSHLMGLDAGEPSQEESRLLAARCLAEQAYAYPYDVELDSDDDLRERLTKALILYNRALVYGGQLIPKEEKRSWYFKMATIYIRLDDIVKSKDDSEYSRLSHYNKGLRLLKETLKSEKTQHKALAWCYVGIMLERKEEFTTVPMSIHDCGFSASDPLPCYGTAINMAGDDAFILNLLAKVFFLLGKYEMATGISNMALNVLPDPELNWQAYCTRAKINMMLYVRDLEKTKNDEGGIPDRQRLTEARKDLDKVVSVRPCLRTHLEMAQVYYYMGVDALRESLLVDEAAVNSALVSLSHALQFELGDSLPDLHVLRGRCLLLKGEEQNAADCFKQAVELERQGSTDTTALRCLLQALLAVFMQGGPDPTPAISQLEMWVQKAEERYPKDIVRAELRCLYRTNTEDVTELSKALIQTGRLDLVRRLLETVVPKQLAKKRQIARSYSFT is encoded by the exons aTGGATGCAGACAACACAGACGACATAGAGTCTCTCTTGGAGGGCATGGACTTTGTCCCCGGTCACTTCCACCTGGACCTCAACGTCAATTGTGATCCTGTTGGGCCTGCAAAGCTGCGACACAGGGACACTTTTCTAAAACAGGAGAGCCTGTGGGGGGAGTTAGAGGCCGAACCTGGATATCTACAGTACGCTGTCCGAAATCTCCTGGGTCTGCTGGCTGTTCACCTTGAACAGCTGGACGCAGCAGAGGAAATATTTAG AAACATTTGTAAAGAAGACGCTGGGAACCTGAATGCCTGGGCCAACCTGGGCTATGTGTATGATAAGCTGCAGAGGGAGCTGGATGCAGGGGAGTGTGTGGAGAAGGTGTCCCACCTCATGGGTTTAGATGCTGGGGAACCCTCTCAGGAAGAGAGCAGACTACTGGCGGCCCGGTGCCTGGCTGAACAGGCCTACGCTTATCCATATGATGTGGAGCTGGACAGTGACGATgacctgagagagagactgactaAAGCACTGATATTGTACAACAGAGCCCTGGTCTATGGGGGACAACTG ATACCAAAAGAGGAAAAACGAAGTTGGTATTTTAAAATGGCAACCATCTATATAAG ACTAGATGACATAGTAAAGAGCAAAGATGACTCTGAATACTCCAGACTCTCTCACTACAACAAGGGACTGAGGCTTCTCAAAGAAACGCTCAAATcggagaaaacacaacacaaag CTCTAGCCTGGTGTTATGTTGGCATCATGttggagaggaaggaagagttCACCACTGTACCCATGTCGATACATGACTGTGGATTCTCTGCCTCTGATCCGCTGCCCTGCTATGGAACC GCCATAAATATGGCCGGTGATGATGCATTCATCCTGAACCTTCTGGCCAAGGTCTTCTTTCTGCTGGGCAAATATGAGATGGCCACAGGGATCAGCAACATGGCTCTGAATGTGCTGCCAGATCCAGAGCTCAACTGGCAGGCTTACTGCACCCGCGCCAAG ATCAATATGATGCTCTACGTCAGGGACCTAGAGAAGACAAAAAACGATGAGGGTGGAATCCCAGACCGACAGAGGCTAACTGAGGCCAGAAAAGACCTGGACAAGGTCGTGAGTGTACGTCCATGTCTGCGGACTCATCTAGAGATGGCACAG GTGTACTACTACATGGGTGTAGATGCGCTCCGGGAGAGCCTTTTGGTGGATGAAGCAGCAGTGAATAGTGCGTTAGTGAGTTTGTCCCATGCCTTACAGTTTGAGCTTGGTGACAGCTTGCCAGACCTCCATGTGCTCAGAGGACGCTGCCTCCTGCTGAAAGGTGAGGAGCAGAACGCCGCAGACTGCTTCAAACAGGCCGTGGAGTTGGAGAGGCAAGGCAGCACAGACACCACAGCCCTGCGCTGCCTCCTACAGGCCCTCCTGGCTGTGTTCATGCAGGGAGGCCCTGATCCCACTCCCGCCATCTCGCAGCTGGAGATGTGGGTGCAAAAGGCAGAGGAGAGGTACCCTAAGGACATTGTGAGGGCAGAGCTGAGGTGCCTTTACAGGACTAACACAGAAGACGTCACAGAGTTATCCAAGGCTCTGATCCAGACAGGGAGGCTGGATCTAGTGAGGAGGCTACTGGAAACAGTTGTGCCTAAACAACTGGCAAAGAAGAGACAGATTGCAAGGTCTTACTCCTTCACATGA
- the ttc22 gene encoding tetratricopeptide repeat protein 22 isoform X2 has protein sequence MDADNTDDIESLLEGMDFVPGHFHLDLNVNCDPVGPAKLRHRDTFLKQESLWGELEAEPGYLQYAVRNLLGLLAVHLEQLDAAEEIFRNICKEDAGNLNAWANLGYVYDKLQRELDAGECVEKVSHLMGLDAGEPSQEESRLLAARCLAEQAYAYPYDVELDSDDDLRERLTKALILYNRALVYGGQLIPKEEKRSWYFKMATIYIRLDDIVKSKDDSEYSRLSHYNKGLRLLKETLKSEKTQHKALAWCYVGIMLERKEEFTTVPMSIHDCGFSASDPLPCYGTINMMLYVRDLEKTKNDEGGIPDRQRLTEARKDLDKVVSVRPCLRTHLEMAQVYYYMGVDALRESLLVDEAAVNSALVSLSHALQFELGDSLPDLHVLRGRCLLLKGEEQNAADCFKQAVELERQGSTDTTALRCLLQALLAVFMQGGPDPTPAISQLEMWVQKAEERYPKDIVRAELRCLYRTNTEDVTELSKALIQTGRLDLVRRLLETVVPKQLAKKRQIARSYSFT, from the exons aTGGATGCAGACAACACAGACGACATAGAGTCTCTCTTGGAGGGCATGGACTTTGTCCCCGGTCACTTCCACCTGGACCTCAACGTCAATTGTGATCCTGTTGGGCCTGCAAAGCTGCGACACAGGGACACTTTTCTAAAACAGGAGAGCCTGTGGGGGGAGTTAGAGGCCGAACCTGGATATCTACAGTACGCTGTCCGAAATCTCCTGGGTCTGCTGGCTGTTCACCTTGAACAGCTGGACGCAGCAGAGGAAATATTTAG AAACATTTGTAAAGAAGACGCTGGGAACCTGAATGCCTGGGCCAACCTGGGCTATGTGTATGATAAGCTGCAGAGGGAGCTGGATGCAGGGGAGTGTGTGGAGAAGGTGTCCCACCTCATGGGTTTAGATGCTGGGGAACCCTCTCAGGAAGAGAGCAGACTACTGGCGGCCCGGTGCCTGGCTGAACAGGCCTACGCTTATCCATATGATGTGGAGCTGGACAGTGACGATgacctgagagagagactgactaAAGCACTGATATTGTACAACAGAGCCCTGGTCTATGGGGGACAACTG ATACCAAAAGAGGAAAAACGAAGTTGGTATTTTAAAATGGCAACCATCTATATAAG ACTAGATGACATAGTAAAGAGCAAAGATGACTCTGAATACTCCAGACTCTCTCACTACAACAAGGGACTGAGGCTTCTCAAAGAAACGCTCAAATcggagaaaacacaacacaaag CTCTAGCCTGGTGTTATGTTGGCATCATGttggagaggaaggaagagttCACCACTGTACCCATGTCGATACATGACTGTGGATTCTCTGCCTCTGATCCGCTGCCCTGCTATGGAACC ATCAATATGATGCTCTACGTCAGGGACCTAGAGAAGACAAAAAACGATGAGGGTGGAATCCCAGACCGACAGAGGCTAACTGAGGCCAGAAAAGACCTGGACAAGGTCGTGAGTGTACGTCCATGTCTGCGGACTCATCTAGAGATGGCACAG GTGTACTACTACATGGGTGTAGATGCGCTCCGGGAGAGCCTTTTGGTGGATGAAGCAGCAGTGAATAGTGCGTTAGTGAGTTTGTCCCATGCCTTACAGTTTGAGCTTGGTGACAGCTTGCCAGACCTCCATGTGCTCAGAGGACGCTGCCTCCTGCTGAAAGGTGAGGAGCAGAACGCCGCAGACTGCTTCAAACAGGCCGTGGAGTTGGAGAGGCAAGGCAGCACAGACACCACAGCCCTGCGCTGCCTCCTACAGGCCCTCCTGGCTGTGTTCATGCAGGGAGGCCCTGATCCCACTCCCGCCATCTCGCAGCTGGAGATGTGGGTGCAAAAGGCAGAGGAGAGGTACCCTAAGGACATTGTGAGGGCAGAGCTGAGGTGCCTTTACAGGACTAACACAGAAGACGTCACAGAGTTATCCAAGGCTCTGATCCAGACAGGGAGGCTGGATCTAGTGAGGAGGCTACTGGAAACAGTTGTGCCTAAACAACTGGCAAAGAAGAGACAGATTGCAAGGTCTTACTCCTTCACATGA